The following coding sequences are from one Leishmania braziliensis MHOM/BR/75/M2904 complete genome, chromosome 36 window:
- the AAT28 gene encoding amino acid permease-like protein yields MMCGHDSNLRETSPMLPRRAPLRTSYSHAALNNTELNRPSCGDRRRAHSVPVYTRRDQRLMALSPILFDRYYMAEGGSLVSSAFNLASATCGAGVLALPYAMQHCGTIIGTTTLIFVCSLSIYSVFLLTKVSTLTKLMTYEELAVDLVGPIMEKLMVTIIVVFCWGVAVMYIVMMGDFIVPLLEATGLSDKVDRRTALVLFWALVMFPLSLARNIQTLRYASIIGTVSTLLLAGALVERFVQQSREGTQDLRLDAVMHTASHVPLARWDAGVISALTTFVFSYGCQPVAPRIYEELKDRTVKRMCVCTACSLTAVTLIYIVAGVFGAMCFGDSVAPNVLVNFASHLDAYPAQVAYLSMAISLTMGFPVTIFPTRDSVLMAMGYRTEENPVPGWLSRTIAGLLALLALLIGIAVPSIRFFFDVLGGVCGGSLSFLFPALFALRSGYWTKAEVGCRHVILTWMTLVFGIMMCCLGTYNAVKQSFF; encoded by the coding sequence ATGATGTGTGGGCATGACTCGAACCTCCGTGAGACGAGCCCCATGCTACCGCGCAGGGCTCCGTTGCGCACATCGTACTCGCACGCCGCCCTCAACAACACCGAGTTGAACCGCCCCAGCTGCGGCGACAGGCGGCGGGCACACAGTGTGCCGGTGTACACGCGACGTGATCAACGTCTCATGGCTTTGTCGCCAATATTATTCGATCGCTACTACATGGCTGAAGGCGGTAGTTTGGTTTCAAGCGCGTTCAACCTCGCCTCTGCCACTTGTGGCGCCGGTGTGCTCGCGTTGCCATATGCGATGCAGCACTGTGGGACCATCATAGGCACTACCACTCTCATTTTCGTCTGCAGCCTTAGCATCTACAGCGTGTTCCTCTTGACGAAGGTTAGCACCTTGACAAAGCTCATGACATATGAGGAGCTTGCAGTCGATCTCGTCGGCCCTATAATGGAGAAGTTGATGGTCACGATCATTGTCGTCTTCTGCTGGGGTGTGGCTGTCATGTATATAGTGATGATGGGTGACTTTATTGTTCCGCTCCTTGAAGCGACTGGGCTGTCCGACAAGGTCGATCGCCGCACCGCCCTGGTGCTGTTCTGGGCCCTTGTTATGTTCCCCTTGTCGTTGGCTCGCAATATCCAGACGTTGCGCTACGCCTCCATCATCGGCACCGTTTCCACCCTCCTTCTCGCCGGTGCCCTCGTGGAGCGCTTTgtgcagcagagcagagaAGGCACACAAGACTTAAGGCTCGACGCCGTAATGCACACCGCCTCGCATGTGCCGCTGGCCCGCTGGGACGCGGGGGTGATTAGCGCACTGACTACGTTTGTGTTCAGCTACGGCTGCCAGCCGGTAGCACCAAGGATCTACGAGGAACTCAAGGACCGAACAGTGAAgcggatgtgtgtgtgcacagcGTGCTCCCTGACAGCGGTCACTCTCATTTACATTGTCGCTGGCGTCTTTGGCGCCATGTGCTTCGGCGACTCAGTGGCACCAAACGTGCTGGTAAACTTCGCGAGCCACCTAGACGCTTACCCAGCCCAAGTCGCGTACCTCAGCATGGCCATCTCCCTCACGATGGGGTTTCCTGTGACGATCTTTCCGACGCGCGACTCGGTGCTCATGGCGATGGGCTACCGCACCGAGGAGAACCCCGTTCCGGGATGGTTGTCCAGGACCATCGCCGGCCTCCTCGCCCTACTGGCGCTTCTCATCGGTATTGCTGTGCCGAGcattcgcttttttttcgacGTACTGGGCGGAGTATGCGGTGGgtccctctccttcttgttCCCCGCTCTCTTTGCGCTGCGCTCTGGCTACTGGACTAAGGCAGAGGTAGGGTGTCGCCACGTGATTTTGACGTGGATGACGCTCGTGTTTGGCATCATGATGTGCTGCTTGGGCACGTATAATGCGGTGAAGCAGAGCTTCTTTTAG